One genomic window of Polyangiaceae bacterium includes the following:
- a CDS encoding NAD(P)-binding domain-containing protein — MTTRKHAVLGTGMVGKAIANKLISLGQPTQMGSRTSGNAAAVEWAKGAGELAGEGSFSEVARGADVVWLALKGEHAVSVVESIREELSGRVVLDLTNPLDFSQGFPPRLSVMNDDSLGEQIQRAAPEAHVVKTFNTLSNTLMVEPQRLSEPTDVFVAGENADAKGVAVDVLKSFGHEAPIDMGGIAASRGLEAWLLLWTRLYGVLGTPDFNLKLVRAKA, encoded by the coding sequence ATGACAACACGAAAGCACGCGGTACTGGGTACGGGGATGGTCGGGAAGGCGATCGCCAACAAACTGATTTCCCTTGGCCAACCCACACAGATGGGGTCCCGCACGAGTGGGAACGCCGCAGCAGTCGAGTGGGCCAAGGGCGCCGGTGAACTCGCGGGAGAGGGGAGCTTCAGCGAGGTGGCTCGCGGCGCAGATGTGGTCTGGTTGGCGCTGAAAGGCGAGCATGCCGTGAGCGTCGTTGAGTCTATCCGTGAGGAATTGAGTGGGCGAGTCGTGCTCGACTTGACCAATCCCCTCGACTTCTCTCAAGGCTTTCCACCGCGGCTCTCCGTGATGAACGACGACAGCCTCGGAGAGCAGATCCAGCGTGCGGCTCCAGAGGCGCACGTCGTGAAGACCTTCAACACGCTCTCGAACACCCTAATGGTCGAACCACAGCGGCTCAGCGAGCCGACCGATGTGTTCGTGGCAGGGGAGAACGCTGACGCCAAAGGCGTCGCCGTCGACGTGCTCAAATCGTTTGGTCATGAGGCGCCGATTGACATGGGAGGCATTGCTGCCTCCCGCGGACTCGAAGCCTGGCTGCTGCTCTGGACGCGGCTCTACGGTGTGCTCGGCACACCCGATTTCAATCTCAAGCTTGTCCGCGCGAAGGCGTGA
- a CDS encoding response regulator, with amino-acid sequence MADLFRDSPAMLHSIDPEGRILDVSDTWLSKLGYTREEVVGRKSTDFLTEESQRYAREVVLPAFFASGSCDVEYQMLRKDGSSFPVRLRGIAIYDEEGNVLRSSAALEDLTGQRELERRMREAQKLESLGLMAGGIAHDFNNLLVSILGNAQIALDEVRHLPDALASLTDIMTATRRAADLCRQLLAYSGKGRYQDELLNVSELVREIAQVLDVSVGRDALVKLELGEGLATIGDATQLRQVVMNLVLNAGEALEGNRGLVSIATTLRELDSEVIARSSNLAAAPGLYVCIEVSDTGCGIPEENRDKVFDPFFTTKPTGHGLGLAAVHGIVRAHHGTITLYTAEGRGTSIKVFLPAAKETSESLRRKTPTSSHTILVVDDEESVRNTLSRLLGRAGYQVVTASNGEEALLLTQARGQEFDAFLVDVSMPQMSGPQVFAAIRQQLPEAVVILMSGYNHVDTVREAFSNGLAGFLQKPFLLDSFTEILEVARGKHG; translated from the coding sequence ATGGCTGACCTTTTCCGCGACTCCCCTGCGATGCTGCATAGCATCGATCCGGAGGGTCGGATCCTTGACGTCAGCGATACCTGGCTGTCCAAGCTGGGGTACACGCGCGAGGAGGTGGTCGGACGGAAGTCCACCGACTTCCTCACGGAGGAGAGTCAGCGTTACGCGCGGGAGGTGGTGCTGCCTGCGTTCTTCGCCAGCGGGAGCTGCGACGTCGAGTACCAGATGTTGCGCAAGGACGGCTCGAGCTTCCCGGTGCGCTTGCGTGGCATCGCGATCTACGACGAGGAAGGTAACGTCCTGCGGAGTTCGGCAGCGCTGGAGGACCTCACTGGGCAGCGGGAGCTCGAGCGTCGCATGCGAGAGGCGCAGAAGCTCGAGAGCCTTGGCCTGATGGCAGGAGGCATCGCGCACGACTTCAACAACTTGCTGGTGTCTATCCTAGGCAACGCGCAGATCGCCCTGGACGAAGTGCGGCATCTGCCCGACGCGCTCGCATCACTCACCGACATCATGACCGCCACGCGACGTGCAGCGGACCTGTGTCGGCAACTGCTGGCGTACTCCGGTAAGGGTCGCTACCAGGACGAGCTGCTCAACGTCTCCGAGTTGGTGCGGGAGATCGCCCAGGTGCTCGACGTCAGCGTCGGCCGCGACGCCCTAGTGAAGCTCGAGCTTGGCGAAGGCTTGGCGACGATTGGGGACGCGACGCAGCTACGCCAGGTCGTGATGAACCTCGTGCTCAACGCTGGTGAGGCGCTGGAGGGCAACCGGGGCCTGGTGAGCATCGCCACCACGCTGCGAGAACTGGACAGCGAGGTGATCGCGCGGAGCTCCAACCTGGCCGCTGCACCGGGGCTCTACGTCTGCATCGAGGTATCAGACACTGGCTGTGGTATCCCCGAGGAAAATCGCGACAAGGTCTTCGACCCGTTCTTCACGACCAAGCCGACTGGGCATGGACTGGGACTCGCGGCAGTGCATGGCATCGTCCGTGCCCACCATGGCACGATCACGCTCTACACTGCGGAAGGGCGCGGCACGAGCATCAAGGTCTTTTTGCCCGCCGCGAAAGAGACCAGCGAGAGCCTGCGTCGCAAGACCCCAACGTCGTCCCACACGATCTTGGTAGTCGACGACGAGGAGAGCGTGCGCAACACGCTTTCCCGCCTGCTTGGGCGCGCTGGCTACCAGGTGGTAACCGCATCAAACGGGGAAGAAGCGCTGCTTCTCACTCAAGCGCGAGGCCAGGAGTTCGACGCCTTTTTGGTGGACGTCTCGATGCCGCAAATGAGCGGGCCTCAAGTCTTTGCGGCGATCCGCCAGCAGCTGCCAGAGGCAGTCGTGATTCTGATGAGCGGCTACAATCACGTCGACACCGTGCGCGAAGCCTTCAGCAACGGCCTCGCCGGCTTCTTGCAGAAGCCCTTCCTGCTCGACAGCTTCACCGAGATCTTGGAAGTCGCGCGCGGCAAGCACGGTTGA
- a CDS encoding LysR family transcriptional regulator, with product MFSISAVQAFVQVAELRSFRRAAGQLGVSAAAISKAISGLEEQTSMALFDRTSRSVALTDAGARLLPHCKQALEALNAGEAALSESSSQVRGSLRISLPFVLGPLLVEALPAFLDRFPEVTFDLRFTDRFVWLLEEDVDVALRIGELPDSSLVAKRLGTLDWMTVASASYLERHGTPKRLSDLSKHRCLKFRAPSGVAVEWVFAASATNARPRVVSLPTSHVFDQGERLLDAAAAGLGVAQVFGFLGREALTSGRVRAILTEFSASGPPLHALVKPGQVRVPRIRELLTALPQMLGFDRSARAHSRPSRGKVRRDG from the coding sequence GTGTTTAGCATCAGTGCGGTTCAGGCTTTCGTGCAGGTCGCAGAACTCAGATCGTTCCGCCGAGCGGCAGGCCAGCTTGGTGTGAGCGCAGCGGCGATCAGCAAGGCGATCAGCGGTCTGGAGGAGCAAACCAGCATGGCGCTCTTCGACCGCACCTCCCGTAGCGTGGCATTGACGGACGCAGGCGCGCGCCTCTTGCCCCACTGCAAGCAGGCGCTCGAAGCGCTCAACGCCGGCGAAGCGGCTTTGTCTGAGTCGAGCAGCCAGGTGCGAGGTAGCCTGCGCATCAGCCTGCCCTTCGTGCTGGGCCCGTTACTGGTGGAGGCCTTACCGGCGTTTCTCGATCGTTTCCCCGAGGTAACATTCGACCTGCGTTTCACGGATCGATTCGTGTGGCTGCTCGAAGAAGACGTGGACGTCGCGTTGCGGATCGGAGAGTTGCCTGACAGCAGCTTGGTCGCGAAGCGGCTTGGGACGCTCGACTGGATGACAGTGGCCAGCGCTTCATACCTAGAGCGCCACGGCACACCGAAGCGGTTGAGCGACTTGAGCAAGCATCGTTGCCTGAAGTTCCGCGCTCCTTCCGGAGTGGCTGTAGAATGGGTGTTTGCAGCATCAGCGACCAACGCGCGACCACGGGTGGTTTCGCTCCCGACCAGCCACGTCTTCGATCAAGGAGAGCGCTTGCTCGATGCAGCTGCGGCGGGACTGGGAGTTGCTCAGGTCTTTGGCTTCCTGGGGCGAGAAGCGCTGACTTCGGGCAGAGTGCGCGCAATCCTCACGGAATTCAGCGCGTCGGGTCCACCGCTCCACGCGCTCGTCAAGCCGGGGCAAGTCCGGGTGCCCCGCATCCGCGAGCTCTTGACGGCGCTCCCCCAGATGCTGGGATTCGATCGCTCGGCACGCGCTCACTCGAGACCATCCCGTGGTAAGGTCCGTCGGGATGGCTGA